In Dasypus novemcinctus isolate mDasNov1 chromosome 10, mDasNov1.1.hap2, whole genome shotgun sequence, one DNA window encodes the following:
- the LOC101446510 gene encoding olfactory receptor 4B1-like, whose product MVRSNNVTELIITGLFQDLEVQRVCFVVFLPVYVATVVGNGLIVLTVIISKSLHSPMYFFLSYLSLVEISYSSTVVPKFITDLLTKIKTISLDGCLTQIFFFHFFGVTEIILLTVMAYDRYVAICKPLHYTTMMSQAVCHFLVAGSWLGGIIHSMVQILVTVQLPFCGPNVIDYYFCDLHPLFKLACTDTSVEGVIVLANSGLISVFSFFILVSSYIIILVNLRNHSAEGRRKALSTCASHITVVLLFFGPAIFLYMRPSSTFTEDKLVAVFYTVITPMLNPIIYTLRNAEVKNAMRRLWGKKVNSGME is encoded by the coding sequence ATGGTCAGGTCAAATAATGTGACTGAGTTGATTATCACTGGCCTTTTCCAGGATCTGGAAGTGCAAAGAGTGTGCTTTGTGGTGTTTCTTCCTGTGTATGTAGCTACAGTGGTGGGCAATGGCCTCATCGTCCTGACAGTCATCATCAGCAAGAGTCTGCATtctcccatgtacttcttccttagTTACCTGTCCCTGGTGGAGATCAGTTACTCCTCTACTGTAGTCCCTAAATTCATCACAGACTTATTGACCAAGATTAAGACCATCTCCTTGGATGGTTGTCTGACTCAGATTTTCTTCTTCCACTTCTTTGGAGTCACAGAGATCATCCTGCTTacagtgatggcctatgaccgctatgtggccatctgcaagCCCCTGCACTACACAACCATGATGAGCCAGGCTGTGTGCCACTTCCTGGTGGCTGGTTCATGGCTTGGGGGAATAATTCATTCCATGGTACAGATCCTTGTCACTGTCCAATTGCCCTTCTGTGGCCCCAATGTAATTGACTACTACTTCTGTGACCTCCATCCCCTATTCAAGCTTGCCTGTACTGACACTTCTGTGGAGGGGGTTATTGTGTTGGCCAACAGTGGCTTaatctctgttttctccttcttCATCTTGGTGTCCTCTTATATCATCATCTTGGTCAACTTGAGGAACCATTCAGCAGAAGGAAGGCGCAAAGCCCTCTCCACCTGTGCTTCCCACATCACAGTGGTCCTCCTGTTCTTTGGACCTGCCATCTTCCTCTACATGCGGCCCTCCTCCACCTTCACTGAGGACAAGCTGGTGGCCGTGTTCTACACGGTGATCACCCCCATGCTGAACCCCATCATCTACACACTGAGGAATGCAGAGGTAAAAAATGCCATGAGGAGGTTGTGGGGCAAGAAAGTGAATTCAGGgatggaataa